Proteins encoded within one genomic window of Thalassophryne amazonica chromosome 23, fThaAma1.1, whole genome shotgun sequence:
- the rnf175 gene encoding RING finger protein 175 codes for MADLQPQDDLLKMTHRENWKLQHERLHVKHRGHEAMHAEMVLILIATLVVAQIVLVQWKQHHHRSYNLVTLLQMWVVPLYFTIKLYWWRFLSMWGMFSVITSYVIFRATRKPLACRTPRMVYKWFLLIYKLSYAVGVLGYLAIMFTMFGFNVFFRIKAEDSMDVGVVMLFYGLYYGVMGRDFAEICSDYMASTIGYYNKGGMPSRNLTMDICAVCGQKILVDIEEEGFIEDTYQLSCGHIFHEFCIRGWCIVGKKQTCPYCNEKVDLKKMMNNPWEKTHVLYGQLLDWLRYLVAWQPIIIGIVHGINFSLGLE; via the exons GCTGCAGCACGAGCGTTTGCACGTGAAGCACAGAGGTCATGAGGCCATGCACGCGGAGATGGTGCTCATCCTCATCGCCACACTGGTGGTGGCTCAGATTGTCTTGGTGCAGTGGAAACAGCACCACCATCGCTCCTACAAC CTCGTCACTCTGCTCCAGATGTGGGTGGTTCCTCTGTACTTCACCATCAAACTCTACTGGTGGAGGTTTCTGTCCATGTGGGGCATGTTTTCAGTCATCACCAGCTATGTCATCTTCAGAGCCACTCGCAAGCCGCTGGCCTGCAGGACGCCGAG GATGGTGTACAAGTGGTTTCTGTTGATCTACAAGCTGAGCTACGCAGTGGGAGTCCTGGGCTACCTTGCCATCATGTTCACCATGTTCGGCTTCAATGTTTTCTTCCG GATAAAGGCTGAAGACTCTATGGATGTCGGTGTAGTCATGCTGTTTTATGGTCTTTACTACGGCGTGATGGGCAGGGACTTCGCCGAAATCTGCTCGGACTACATGGCTTCTACCATCGGG TACTACAATAAGGGAGGAATGCCAAGCAGGAATCTAACCATGGACATCTGTGCCGTGTGTGGCCAGAAGATTCTTGTGGATATTGAGGAGGAAGGATTTATAGAAGACACCTACCAGCTCTCCTGTGGGCACAT ATTCCATGAGTTCTGCATCCGTGGCTGGTGCATTGTGGGTAAGAAGCAAACGTGCCCGTACTGCAATGAGAAGGTTGACTTGAAGAAGATGATGAATAACCC CTGGGAGAAGACACATGTATTGTACGGGCAGCTGCTTGATTGGTTGAGATACCTGGTTGCATGGCAACCCATCATCATTGGAATTGTCCATGGTATTAATTTCTCATTGGGCCTAGAATAG